In the Bicyclus anynana chromosome 22, ilBicAnyn1.1, whole genome shotgun sequence genome, tcttttatattgttCTGTACAGTGTATGGAATACTTTAGAATgaacaagtttattgagttCGACCTTGGATACATTTTCAAAGGTTTTGAATGAAGAACACGATCATTCATGTTCAATTACGTCAACCGTAATGGTGATTTTTTGCAGTGACTTGGGTTTTGGTTCAGCCTCTTCAGATGGTCCGGCATCCAATAGGTATTCCATCTGTCAATTAATGTTACTGTAGTCACCTCTTATTTTATGCCTATTGTTATCTTACCTAAACTTATCAACCGATAGACacccactgttggacataggcctcttgtattgACCTGGAAGCACAAGTCTCGAGCCACTAACATCCAGCctcttgatatcctcggtccatctagtagggggtcgccattccagcatcttgtgGGACTCTAACATCCATTGACTCTTTTAACTATGTGGcctattgttaaataaatattatgactaaTTTTCACTTTTCTTAGAAATACCCCCTCAACTTCTACGGCCGAGCCAACCCCTGACCCAGCTGGAGCTGACCCAGCTGGAGCTGACCCAGCTGGAGCTGACCCAGCTGGAGCTGACCCAGCTGGAGCTGACCCAGCTGACCCAGCTGGAGCTGACCCAGCAGAAGCTGCTGTCGATGCTGACCAGCCCCCACCAGAGACACCACCTGAGAGTCCTCAATcgggtaattttttttcatttttattatttatttttttatgctatTGAGGCCCAAGTTGTGATAAAGTATCACATACCAAGTGTTttgaacaaaacaaaacatatacGCAAACATActgagtaaatattattttgttacaggtCATGGGACTGCGTCGGCTTCAACTGTATCAGTGGCCTCGGATTTGGGGGACCCCAACTCCTTGGAGTCCTCGGGGTATGACTCCTGGGAGTCGTTGGGGTCCCTCAGCTCCGAGTGGGAGTGGGAGTGGGATGAAGActtttttgaatattaaatcaaaaatgttgaattaatattcaaaaattctttATCCCACtcccaattttatattttttgtttcatttatatatttttttattattatttattattagatatatatatatttatatatatgtatatttatatatagttttattatatctgTAGATATAGTTTTggaagtatttattttattgtgactACCCGTCTCActcaataattatgtataatatttttatatattgatttgtaatattaagctacctaaaagaaataatataagtcaaataatattaaaaatgtaaaaaggcTGTTTTGAAGACTGAGATAGTTTATGCTCAcagtatttcataattattatgttgattTTGATATGTATAAAGAAAAGTCATGTTTATATTAGTCatgtttagtacaatattaaaaatgtaaagacTGTTTTGAAGACTGAGATAGTTAAATGCTTAcagtatttcataattattatgttgattTTGATATGTATAAAGAAAAGTCATGTTTATATTAGTCatgtttagtacaatattaaaaatgtaaagacTGTTTTGCTGTGATAGTTAAATGCTTAcagtatttcataattattatgttgattTTGATATGTATAAAGAAAAGTCATGTTTATATTAGTCatgtttagtacaatattaaaaatgtaaagacTGTTTTGCTGTGATAGTTAAATGCTTACagtatttcttaattattatgttgattttgatatattttgatatgtataaaGAAAAGTCATGTTTATATTAGTCatgtttagtacaatattaaaaatgtaaagacTGTTTTGAAGACTGAGATAGTTAAATGCTTAcagtatttcataattattatgttgattTTGATATGTATAAAGAAAAGTCatgtttagtacaatattaaaaatgtaaagacTGTTTTGAAGACTGAGATAGTTAAATGCTTAcagtatttcataattattatgttgattttgatatatataaagaaaagtcatgtttatatttaaatgttatttttcttataagaacaagaaatttatgtaataaatacttacaaaaataacatttgttTTAATCAGTCTTATAACTTCGTTTATACGGTCGCCCGTCTGCACTGTCGGACGGCGTATCACGCACCGCGGTTTTTTTGACGCTCCGGGAGTGCGGGCGGCAACATACCACACGCACAGTGtgtttaacaatataattatcaaCTATTGAGTATGTACCTTTAACAGTAAGTATgttttactataataaaacatacctactattgaaatattaagtttctttttctgattgtgtaagtagtgccgtatgggacctcagcggcgtctcCAGGGgggttatattaaaatatgtaacgtgactcaaaatattaaaaaaaatatttttttaaacaataaatgaattttctttCTAATTTATAATGACATTGTATACGTAGCTTAAAACAATAGGTACTTTTCTTAAGCTTTGCTTGTAAAATTTAGGAGAGTTATTTTAGAGGTAATGAGGTATAGTTATActcttttattttagtatacGGTAGGTGGGTTATATATGCAATTTAGtgataataaacaaaaacaactaTTTACTAGAGGAAacatatatattacaaaaatattttacaatgattaaaaatagtagattgttatacaagaggctaaaaagacccattatatacaaggtatttttagggcccgagacgtaaggcgagtaaccgagtttataatgggtttagccccacgtgttacactctgcttttcactacgattgcgagaaaataaaatagtttagtacaatattcaatgatttattttaattgaaaattaaatgtacaaagtctggAATTTTGgataagggagatgcttttacccagtaacataatttccgactattgtaaagatgaataatgagtatttttagccccgctgtggagtggtaatatgacagtgtttttgagcaagagtagtgaaaatatactttttttttaaataaattacaagtgAGAACAAATCATCAGCTGCAGTTTGTTACTACcacaataacaaacaaaatagatataatattatttttatttatttatttattattctacaaaaaaacacatttagattaagcctaaccatattgcaacacaaaccacagttggttttactgtgcactggttattattacataatacaatatttaagaactaaaataattaacaaacaaaaatcattatcgggtagttaaataaatattgtaaaagtgtGAGTAAACcgctgctgcgacgctacacaggctgtcccaaaaagtaattctttagtttccgcttatgacgttcgtgagtatattagtatcttttagaagattctttaccgtatccggaaaatcgttaaagattgttattattattatttatttttcaacaaacaacacattgaaattaagcctaaccatagtgcaacacaaacacagttagttttactgtgcactggttattattgcatacaataaatacaatatttaggaacaaacagaacattattaacaaacaatgttggaacaatatattcgAGCCTTCGcttaccatacccatttatgaagtttggtacatacaatttagatttatttgaacttcttagttgtttattta is a window encoding:
- the LOC112057024 gene encoding opioid growth factor receptor, with product MSNTPSTSTAEPTPDPAGADPAGADPAGADPAGADPAGADPADPAGADPAEAAVDADQPPPETPPESPQSGHGTASASTVSVASDLGDPNSLESSGYDSWESLGSLSSEWEWEWDEDFFEY